A DNA window from Natronogracilivirga saccharolytica contains the following coding sequences:
- a CDS encoding FAD-binding oxidoreductase has translation MNSKTHNHSEVSFPDVSVNLYKPNNPVEVSVVENKLATLEVSPNIIRHITFDVSGTELEGNIRTGQSIGIIPEGYTEHDGKPAKVRLYSVSSPSRGEDGEGKLISTTVKRVIEEDLDTNNLFLGICSNYLSSLKPGDKVKMTGPSGKRFVLPENSHDFNYVFFATGTGIAPYRGMITDLFENGFDKQAALIFGAPYRTDLLYYDFFQGLSVRNDNFHYLTSISREGTRPDGTKPYVQYQLIDSREVLRPLLEQDNTLIYVCGLKGMELGLYQLLAQEGYEGYLRISDDIRDKSPAEWDRDDLKKRVRPSGRMFLEVY, from the coding sequence ATGAACAGCAAGACACATAATCACTCTGAAGTATCCTTCCCGGATGTATCGGTGAATCTTTACAAACCCAACAATCCCGTTGAGGTCAGTGTGGTTGAAAACAAGCTGGCAACGCTTGAGGTCAGTCCGAATATCATCAGACATATCACATTTGATGTCAGCGGGACAGAGCTGGAAGGGAATATCCGGACGGGGCAAAGTATCGGCATCATTCCGGAAGGCTATACCGAGCATGACGGCAAACCGGCAAAAGTCAGATTATACTCTGTCTCGTCACCTTCGAGGGGTGAAGACGGCGAAGGAAAGCTGATTTCCACTACCGTAAAGCGCGTCATTGAGGAAGATCTGGATACCAATAATCTGTTTCTCGGCATTTGTTCGAATTATCTCAGCAGTCTCAAACCGGGTGACAAGGTAAAGATGACCGGTCCCAGCGGAAAAAGATTTGTCCTGCCCGAAAACAGCCATGATTTCAATTATGTGTTTTTTGCCACCGGAACCGGTATTGCCCCCTATCGCGGCATGATCACCGATTTGTTCGAAAACGGTTTTGATAAACAGGCTGCACTGATTTTTGGCGCGCCTTATCGCACCGACCTGCTGTATTACGATTTTTTCCAGGGGCTATCGGTCCGCAACGACAATTTTCATTACCTGACCTCTATTTCCCGCGAAGGAACGCGTCCCGACGGCACCAAACCCTATGTCCAGTATCAGCTTATCGATTCGCGGGAGGTGCTGCGGCCGCTTCTTGAGCAGGATAATACGCTGATATATGTTTGCGGACTGAAGGGCATGGAGCTGGGGCTGTACCAGCTGCTGGCTCAGGAAGGCTACGAGGGCTATCTGCGGATTTCCGATGACATAAGGGACAAATCACCTGCGGAATGGGACCGGGATGATTTGAAAAAGCGGGTAAGACCATCCGGAAGGATGTTCCTTGAGGTGTATTAG
- the hypE gene encoding hydrogenase expression/formation protein HypE produces MEQNRNIRLGHGSGGKLTHDLVNDLFLKHFDNEILWRQGDSGIFPQPGRREEFQGGKKQSQSDVNGFQGGSIAFSTDAYVVDPIFFPGGNIGSLAVSGTVNDISVTGARPLYLSAAFILEEGLPLDQLEAIVREMGTVARDAGVQIIAGDTKVVNKGKCDKVFITTAGVGFLEHRFSHIPEGNRIRTGDKIIVNGYVGDHGIAILGERESLSFSSPVLSDAACLNGLIEDVLSGHDVHFMRDATRGGLATVLAELARMAKSKSSRPAFGVHVDESTIPVHEEVRGICEVFGYDPLYMANEGKVVMVVPPDQADGVLSVMQDHPLGNNSAIIGTVTDRQPGKVVLSTEIGGRRFLDMLAGEQLPRIC; encoded by the coding sequence GGAACAGAACCGAAATATCAGGCTTGGCCACGGCAGCGGAGGAAAACTGACGCATGATCTGGTCAACGATCTTTTTCTGAAGCATTTTGACAACGAAATATTGTGGCGTCAGGGGGATTCCGGGATATTCCCGCAGCCGGGCAGAAGGGAAGAATTTCAGGGCGGCAAGAAACAATCTCAGAGTGACGTAAACGGGTTTCAGGGGGGAAGCATAGCCTTCAGCACCGATGCCTATGTTGTAGATCCGATTTTTTTTCCCGGAGGCAATATCGGTTCTCTGGCCGTGAGCGGAACGGTCAACGACATTTCGGTAACCGGTGCCCGGCCGCTGTACTTGTCTGCGGCTTTCATTCTTGAGGAGGGGCTTCCGCTGGACCAGCTGGAGGCGATTGTGCGTGAGATGGGCACGGTTGCGCGGGATGCGGGGGTACAGATCATCGCCGGCGATACCAAGGTTGTGAACAAGGGAAAATGCGACAAGGTGTTCATCACCACTGCCGGGGTGGGTTTTCTTGAGCATCGGTTTTCCCATATTCCGGAGGGAAACCGCATCCGGACCGGCGACAAGATTATTGTCAACGGATACGTGGGCGATCACGGCATCGCCATTCTCGGCGAGCGCGAATCATTGTCATTCTCTTCTCCTGTTCTGTCGGATGCTGCCTGCCTGAATGGTCTGATTGAAGATGTTCTGTCCGGCCACGACGTGCATTTCATGCGTGATGCTACCCGGGGAGGTCTGGCAACGGTTCTGGCAGAACTGGCCCGGATGGCCAAAAGCAAAAGCTCACGGCCGGCATTCGGAGTCCATGTTGATGAAAGCACCATTCCGGTCCATGAAGAGGTTCGCGGTATCTGCGAAGTTTTCGGCTATGATCCCCTGTATATGGCAAACGAGGGAAAGGTAGTCATGGTTGTTCCGCCCGACCAGGCAGACGGCGTGCTTTCCGTAATGCAGGATCACCCGCTCGGTAATAACAGCGCCATTATTGGAACTGTTACTGACCGGCAACCAGGGAAAGTCGTGCTCAGCACAGAGATAGGCGGAAGAAGGTTTCTGGATATGCTGGCCGGCGAACAGTTGCCTCGGATATGCTGA
- a CDS encoding right-handed parallel beta-helix repeat-containing protein: protein MVKQIRLLILPVSLFFLLTHFNSFLYAQEGGTLTQDANWTISDSPVTVSDSLIIGEDATLTIDPGVEVRFEPQTALIVAGSLVAGGSDSEPVLFTSAASGPEPGDWAGITFERLNDAGSVLEYAVVEYAGYGSTNSSIYYRTSAFGVPVSHTTIQSGDGNGIDTRSSSPVLTNLTVTDNAGYGVFSDLFSNFELSNSTISGNSAGGVHVPINTSPVITDNVIENNDYGIYNSDDASTTIHDNQILDNRIGIYFTELGSDRPDVRNNHIAGNTEFGIRNATSAGRQLDATRNFWGDDTGPFDPVANPSGEGDRVSSFVDYDPWLIEADDLDVTEITNDIESDQIWSEGVYWIRSSVNVTSGNTLTIEPGVIVKLGNGVRLQVFGQLIAQGSESDRIVFTSENDDSYGGDTNNDPGSIPSSGDWSQIYLRNPGSVIEHSLIRFGGGNNAAIYARDGSYTLNHLEILNSGNDGIRFFSGEATVSMSGITANNNRGSGISAVSDYVLEITDSEFKFNDDYGIDASGQNARIQLLQNSVVAENGSGGVTNTTADGEQTFAENEIRENDRYGLWVENSSETIVFDGNIIEDNQRDGIVSTAASFTANEIRGNRYPIGVVSYLGNTYTDDLGNDTNIIEDNRYDNAISVYSGIRGTMGTVFPESMPEPVYVAVENISIGNGLEIEPGVFFKVQGSNWIRVSSELNAVGTSDDPVVFTSWRDDERGGATRASDDNEPVGPGDWDELDFRSGSENSRLEHVIVSYGRTNLIFRENMEYTVRNIHVHDGSNRGIQLQTRGQVTFNTITVENNDSEGIYIFGDNEAIVRNSYIRNNGDNGLAATSGSSFREVSNTTIEDNDGHGVWVDNSTIPQSFSGNIIRNNSDSGIWNNNSVAAATELQFIGNIVTGNSREGIVSSRARFVDNSIRENRYPIGVMGRSGNIYTDNQGNDNNVIEDNVFNRALAVYSGIRSRLTADFPGSIPEPVYVAVQNISISNDLEIDPGVIIKVEDSNWIRVSAVLEAVGNETDPIVFTSWRDTTRGGWTHHPDDTDVAEPGDWDQLDFRSGAASSRLEHAVVAYGNNNVIFRENMEHAVRHLHSHHSSGRGVQVQTSGRVSLEYATIENNSDEGIYIFGNNEASVRNSIIRNNGDEGLRSTSGSSFRVVSETVIEGNDGDGILIDQANIPQTLSGNTIQTNSGHGMRINSLNNDVDTLLVISGNQVLDNDHVGIYSSRALISDNTISGNRFGLGVQEQLSLEDSGNPYGNVYSGNSIQDNTYPASAIKLGSSIYGRIGYTAPQDIDREAGERPVFVAKNHHVSVSSNREIDIAPGTIFKLDGRRMQIDGKITAAGKAEDKIVFTSWKDDTYGGDTNADSTATVPEPGDWSNLRIYSSDDDSYMSHVIVRYASWNLDIRNNEMVIDSLFSSHASNNGLYIRDASPTINYSEIHSNPTGIFVTGSSEPVIRLSNIRDNEDYGLENSSGNTTTAVDNYWGHESGPFVDDSEKPNLGGEGNEIRMGSAGNVDYDPWLTDRTGILLGDVSESGMISAFDASLVLQYLVDAIELSTSQLQAADVMGTGTVTAMDASYILQFVVGKISGFPGMGRRLPEPDIRDDLFLVTEATDRYLDVTIGLETERDAFATDLVLEYDSDAISEVEHLKTSFSDHFTLFTNDKDGKFMLAAAASEPFNQPGDIIHLRLHLDQETDLRGRNLFSLDTYRFNRHDLTHIFSDMVTSASEQLTDIPDEFKLQQNYPNPFNPTTTIPFQLPVDGNVTLTVYNILGQQVQVLVREEMQAGYHEAVLDASRLASGTYIYRIEIQSDDHQSFIDNGKMILVK, encoded by the coding sequence ATGGTAAAACAAATACGGTTATTGATACTTCCTGTCTCTCTTTTCTTTCTTTTAACACACTTCAATTCCTTTCTGTATGCACAGGAAGGCGGAACATTGACACAAGATGCAAACTGGACAATTTCCGACAGTCCGGTTACCGTATCTGACAGTCTGATTATCGGTGAAGATGCCACTCTCACTATTGATCCCGGCGTGGAAGTTCGTTTTGAGCCGCAGACAGCACTGATCGTTGCCGGATCACTTGTCGCCGGGGGCAGTGACAGCGAACCGGTACTTTTCACTTCGGCTGCTTCCGGTCCGGAACCAGGTGACTGGGCGGGAATCACTTTCGAAAGGCTGAATGATGCCGGATCCGTACTGGAATATGCCGTGGTGGAATATGCCGGCTATGGCTCCACCAACAGCAGCATCTATTATCGCACATCAGCCTTCGGAGTACCCGTAAGCCATACAACCATTCAGTCCGGCGATGGTAACGGTATTGACACCCGGTCTTCGAGTCCGGTTCTGACCAACCTTACCGTTACCGATAATGCCGGATACGGTGTCTTTTCAGACCTTTTCTCAAACTTTGAGCTGTCAAACTCCACAATATCCGGCAACTCAGCTGGCGGTGTCCATGTGCCCATCAACACCTCCCCCGTCATCACAGATAACGTTATTGAAAATAATGACTACGGAATCTACAACAGTGACGATGCCTCTACAACCATACATGACAATCAGATACTGGACAACCGCATAGGTATTTATTTTACGGAACTGGGTTCGGACCGTCCGGACGTTCGCAACAACCATATTGCAGGAAACACGGAGTTCGGAATCAGAAATGCCACCTCTGCAGGCAGGCAGCTTGATGCCACAAGAAATTTCTGGGGGGATGATACCGGGCCGTTCGATCCCGTTGCCAACCCTAGCGGAGAAGGCGATCGGGTCAGCAGTTTTGTGGATTATGATCCATGGCTGATTGAAGCAGATGACCTTGATGTCACCGAAATAACCAATGACATCGAATCGGATCAGATCTGGAGTGAAGGCGTCTACTGGATTCGGAGTTCTGTAAATGTGACTTCCGGTAATACGCTCACGATTGAACCGGGTGTAATAGTTAAGCTTGGAAACGGCGTCAGGCTTCAGGTATTTGGACAGCTCATAGCACAGGGATCCGAGTCGGATCGCATCGTATTCACATCAGAGAATGATGACAGTTACGGAGGAGACACCAATAATGATCCCGGGAGCATTCCATCCTCCGGTGACTGGAGCCAGATATATCTCCGGAACCCCGGTTCCGTGATCGAGCACAGTCTGATCCGTTTTGGCGGCGGGAATAATGCGGCTATTTATGCCCGTGACGGCTCCTATACGCTGAATCATCTTGAGATTCTCAACAGTGGAAACGACGGTATCAGGTTCTTTTCCGGTGAAGCAACAGTCAGCATGTCCGGGATCACAGCAAACAATAACCGCGGTTCCGGCATCAGTGCCGTCTCCGATTATGTGCTAGAAATAACCGACTCGGAATTCAAATTCAATGATGACTACGGAATCGACGCATCCGGTCAGAATGCGCGCATTCAATTGCTGCAAAACTCCGTAGTCGCTGAAAATGGAAGCGGAGGGGTCACCAACACCACAGCTGACGGCGAGCAGACATTTGCAGAAAATGAAATCCGTGAAAATGACCGGTACGGCCTCTGGGTTGAGAACAGCAGCGAAACCATTGTATTTGACGGCAATATAATCGAAGACAATCAGCGCGATGGTATCGTAAGCACGGCTGCATCCTTTACGGCAAATGAAATCCGTGGCAACCGCTATCCTATAGGTGTGGTCAGTTACCTTGGAAATACGTATACCGATGACCTTGGAAACGATACAAATATCATTGAAGACAACAGATATGACAATGCCATTTCCGTGTACTCCGGAATTCGCGGCACGATGGGAACGGTGTTTCCGGAATCCATGCCCGAGCCGGTTTATGTAGCCGTGGAAAATATCAGTATTGGCAACGGACTTGAAATTGAACCGGGCGTCTTTTTCAAAGTACAGGGATCCAATTGGATACGGGTTTCATCCGAACTTAATGCCGTCGGGACAAGTGACGATCCTGTTGTGTTCACCTCGTGGCGTGACGATGAACGGGGTGGTGCAACCCGGGCTTCGGATGATAACGAACCGGTTGGTCCGGGCGACTGGGATGAGCTCGACTTTCGCAGCGGTTCGGAAAACTCCAGACTGGAACATGTAATTGTCAGCTATGGCCGTACCAATCTGATATTCCGTGAAAACATGGAGTATACAGTCAGAAATATTCATGTTCATGACGGATCCAACCGCGGGATACAGCTCCAGACCAGAGGACAGGTCACCTTCAATACAATAACCGTCGAAAATAATGACAGTGAGGGCATTTATATTTTCGGCGATAATGAAGCGATTGTCCGGAACAGTTATATCCGAAACAACGGAGACAACGGTCTTGCCGCAACCTCAGGCAGCAGCTTCCGGGAAGTATCCAACACTACGATTGAGGATAATGACGGTCACGGTGTATGGGTTGACAACTCCACAATACCGCAGTCCTTCTCCGGCAACATTATCCGGAACAATTCGGACTCGGGTATCTGGAACAACAACTCGGTTGCCGCTGCCACGGAGCTGCAGTTTATTGGTAACATTGTGACCGGAAACAGCCGGGAGGGCATCGTCTCTTCCCGCGCGCGGTTTGTTGACAATTCCATCCGGGAAAACAGGTATCCGATAGGGGTTATGGGCAGATCCGGAAACATCTACACCGATAACCAGGGTAATGACAACAATGTTATTGAAGATAACGTCTTCAACAGAGCCCTTGCTGTCTATTCCGGTATCCGAAGCCGGCTTACTGCTGACTTTCCCGGGAGTATACCTGAACCCGTCTATGTCGCTGTTCAGAATATCTCCATCAGCAATGATCTGGAAATTGATCCCGGTGTTATTATAAAAGTGGAAGACTCAAACTGGATACGTGTTTCGGCAGTGCTGGAAGCCGTTGGAAATGAGACAGACCCGATTGTATTCACCTCCTGGCGTGATACCACCAGGGGTGGCTGGACACATCATCCCGATGATACAGATGTTGCTGAGCCGGGCGACTGGGATCAGCTTGATTTCAGAAGCGGGGCTGCCTCATCCCGGCTCGAACATGCAGTAGTCGCTTATGGTAACAACAACGTTATTTTCAGAGAAAATATGGAGCATGCCGTACGGCATCTTCACAGCCACCACTCTTCCGGCAGGGGCGTTCAGGTACAAACCAGCGGACGAGTGTCTTTAGAATACGCTACCATAGAAAATAACAGTGACGAGGGTATCTACATATTCGGAAACAATGAGGCCTCCGTCAGAAACAGTATCATCAGAAACAATGGCGACGAAGGACTCAGAAGCACCTCCGGCAGTTCCTTCCGGGTTGTCAGTGAAACGGTTATAGAAGGAAATGACGGAGACGGTATTTTGATTGATCAGGCCAATATCCCTCAGACCCTTTCCGGAAATACCATCCAGACAAACAGCGGACATGGAATGAGAATCAACAGCCTGAACAATGACGTTGATACGCTTCTGGTTATCAGCGGCAACCAGGTTCTTGACAATGACCATGTCGGAATTTATTCCTCCAGGGCGCTTATTTCGGACAATACTATTTCCGGGAACCGGTTCGGCCTCGGTGTGCAGGAGCAGCTTTCACTGGAAGACAGCGGCAATCCGTACGGAAACGTCTATTCAGGTAACAGCATTCAGGACAATACCTATCCGGCCAGTGCCATCAAACTGGGCAGCAGCATATATGGAAGGATAGGCTACACCGCCCCTCAGGATATCGACAGAGAAGCGGGCGAACGTCCTGTTTTCGTTGCAAAAAATCATCATGTCTCTGTCAGCAGCAACAGGGAAATTGATATTGCGCCCGGTACCATTTTCAAGCTTGACGGACGCAGAATGCAGATTGACGGAAAAATAACAGCTGCCGGTAAGGCCGAGGACAAAATTGTCTTTACCTCCTGGAAAGACGACACCTATGGAGGCGACACCAATGCGGACAGCACGGCAACAGTGCCGGAGCCCGGAGACTGGAGCAACCTCCGCATATACAGCAGTGATGACGATTCCTACATGAGTCATGTCATTGTCAGATATGCAAGCTGGAACCTGGATATCCGGAACAATGAAATGGTTATCGATTCGCTATTCAGCTCCCATGCCAGCAACAACGGTCTTTACATTCGGGATGCCTCTCCGACCATCAACTATTCTGAAATCCACTCCAATCCCACCGGTATTTTTGTAACCGGCAGCTCAGAACCTGTCATCAGGCTCAGCAATATCAGGGATAATGAAGATTACGGACTTGAAAACTCATCCGGCAATACCACTACTGCCGTCGATAATTACTGGGGACACGAAAGCGGACCTTTTGTAGATGATTCCGAGAAACCCAATCTGGGTGGAGAAGGCAATGAAATCAGAATGGGCAGTGCCGGGAATGTAGATTATGACCCCTGGCTTACTGACCGCACCGGCATCCTTCTTGGTGATGTCAGCGAATCAGGGATGATATCTGCCTTTGATGCTTCCCTTGTGCTGCAATACCTCGTTGATGCCATTGAACTTAGCACATCCCAGCTTCAGGCGGCTGATGTGATGGGCACCGGAACCGTTACTGCCATGGATGCATCCTATATACTTCAGTTTGTTGTCGGTAAAATCAGCGGCTTCCCCGGAATGGGCCGGAGGCTTCCGGAGCCGGATATCCGGGATGACTTGTTCCTTGTGACTGAAGCCACTGACCGGTATCTGGATGTCACCATAGGACTGGAAACCGAAAGGGATGCATTTGCCACGGATCTGGTGCTGGAATATGACAGTGATGCCATATCAGAGGTGGAACATCTGAAAACTTCATTCAGTGACCATTTTACGCTGTTTACCAACGACAAGGACGGGAAATTCATGCTTGCTGCAGCCGCATCCGAACCGTTTAATCAGCCGGGTGATATAATCCACCTGCGCCTGCACCTCGATCAGGAAACAGACCTGCGTGGACGCAATCTCTTCTCGCTTGATACCTACCGGTTTAACCGTCATGACCTGACACATATTTTCAGTGATATGGTCACATCTGCTTCGGAACAGCTTACCGATATCCCGGATGAATTTAAATTGCAGCAGAATTATCCGAATCCATTCAACCCGACCACTACTATTCCGTTTCAGCTTCCCGTGGATGGCAATGTCACACTGACGGTGTACAACATTCTTGGTCAGCAGGTTCAGGTTCTGGTGCGGGAAGAGATGCAGGCCGGATATCATGAGGCTGTGCTGGACGCCTCCCGACTGGCAAGCGGAACATACATTTACCGCATTGAAATTCAGAGTGACGACCATCAGTCATTCATTGACAACGGTAAAATGATTCTGGTCAAGTAA
- a CDS encoding cohesin domain-containing protein, producing MRGLIITSVLILTMLSSGLRAETMNITMPDTIVLPGDQIVMPVTVDTYDGHDSVLSGEFTLDYDRSLISVTSVATDGSLLEGSVSLDYNATTGRIAFASSEALTFSDDNDNILFYLTIIMDDDASGGDETNFEMQGFFNEGTPENTVVSGVIRSPGISVSPSSVTLIEGDSTRFSVSGDVHPPVTWSVSDSERASISQEGWLTGLQPGTIRVFVEDQIGLRDSTDLFRVQPDVLQTLTVSTPDTSVSQTRDFWWPVSVSDVTDLNITSMQFELGWSGQHLEFLALSTENSLLDDAGFGSVDYDHSSGSLSVAAAGVNPPEGSGPLIWLQFRVRNDASGNRTPEFSTLMFNEDIDPDFDYGTISILDAPEITLTEELIELVTGDTATISVETGGTSPFNWQTTNEDVVTIDEQTGEITAAGSGTAEVFAIDDEGFTSSSSEIVVHDINASLKNITLFTGLEAELPVIVDDVSGLGIFSYEMEIALDTTMLDFQGLETGETISEGMSVSSNISDGMLKIAAAGTEELQGEGQLLKLVFSEGPEASAGSSAGLYLQQLTFNDPGLPGAPTALLHDGIISFSDPDDPSVPVLVQPEDDALEVELTPEFAWEGELAETYDLQIATDRDFSNLVAYLNDIESETYTLEMELEKETTYWWRVRGVNFQGTSNWSGPRSFTTIQEDDEPSPVPPEAPQLAFPDNGAADVETAVILRWYSVAEADSYRVQLSAHSDFSELMIDQVTVSDTTYNVSDLDYMTDYYWQVRAYSDSLSSEWSDTFSFQTVMETFIEATEELPSSVTLHQNYPNPFNPVTTITYALPSEAEVKLEIFTVTGQRIGVPVNRRQTAGYHSVEFDAAELSSGIYLYRLTAGQKSITRQMTIIK from the coding sequence ATGCGCGGCCTGATTATCACTTCCGTCTTGATACTGACCATGCTGTCATCCGGGCTCCGGGCTGAAACGATGAATATTACCATGCCTGACACCATTGTTTTGCCCGGTGACCAGATTGTGATGCCCGTTACGGTCGACACTTATGACGGGCATGACTCCGTGTTGTCAGGGGAGTTCACACTGGACTATGACCGCTCACTTATATCCGTTACCTCGGTGGCAACCGATGGTTCCCTGCTGGAGGGATCAGTTAGCCTGGATTATAATGCAACTACGGGCCGTATTGCTTTTGCCTCTTCTGAAGCCCTGACTTTCAGCGATGACAATGATAATATCCTGTTTTATCTGACCATCATCATGGACGATGATGCTTCCGGCGGCGATGAGACAAATTTTGAAATGCAGGGCTTTTTCAATGAGGGTACTCCGGAAAACACGGTTGTTTCTGGTGTCATCCGATCTCCCGGCATTTCCGTCTCACCTTCCTCTGTAACACTGATTGAGGGAGACTCGACCCGTTTTTCTGTCAGTGGAGATGTTCATCCACCGGTAACATGGAGTGTTAGTGACAGTGAGCGCGCATCAATCAGCCAGGAAGGTTGGCTTACGGGCCTCCAGCCGGGCACAATCAGGGTATTTGTTGAGGATCAGATTGGCCTCAGAGATTCGACGGATCTTTTCCGGGTACAGCCTGATGTTTTGCAGACCCTTACTGTTTCGACACCCGATACTTCGGTCAGTCAGACCCGGGACTTTTGGTGGCCGGTTTCGGTTAGTGATGTGACGGACCTGAATATCACTTCAATGCAGTTCGAACTTGGGTGGTCCGGCCAGCATCTCGAGTTCCTGGCCCTCAGCACCGAAAACTCTCTTCTTGATGACGCCGGCTTCGGATCTGTGGATTATGACCACAGCTCCGGATCCCTGAGCGTGGCAGCTGCCGGTGTAAATCCCCCGGAAGGCTCCGGTCCGCTTATCTGGCTTCAGTTTCGTGTCAGAAATGACGCCTCCGGAAACAGAACTCCTGAATTCTCCACTTTAATGTTTAATGAGGACATCGATCCGGATTTTGATTACGGAACCATCTCTATCCTGGATGCACCGGAGATCACACTGACGGAAGAGCTTATTGAGCTGGTGACTGGTGACACCGCAACCATTTCAGTGGAAACCGGGGGCACCTCGCCCTTCAACTGGCAGACGACTAATGAAGACGTTGTCACCATTGACGAGCAAACCGGTGAAATAACGGCTGCCGGCAGCGGGACTGCGGAAGTCTTTGCTATTGATGATGAAGGTTTTACTTCCAGTTCCAGCGAAATTGTCGTTCATGATATCAACGCTTCGCTTAAAAACATTACCCTTTTCACCGGCCTGGAAGCGGAACTGCCCGTGATCGTTGACGATGTGTCCGGGCTGGGCATTTTTTCCTATGAAATGGAAATCGCACTGGATACGACCATGCTTGATTTCCAGGGTCTGGAAACGGGTGAAACAATTAGCGAAGGCATGTCCGTCAGCTCTAATATCAGTGACGGCATGTTGAAAATTGCGGCTGCCGGAACTGAAGAATTGCAAGGTGAGGGACAGCTTTTAAAACTTGTATTTTCAGAAGGACCGGAAGCTTCGGCCGGATCCTCTGCCGGTCTCTATCTGCAGCAACTCACCTTCAATGATCCGGGTCTGCCCGGAGCTCCTACAGCTCTTTTGCACGATGGCATAATCTCTTTTTCTGACCCTGATGATCCTTCTGTCCCTGTACTTGTTCAGCCAGAAGACGACGCTCTTGAAGTGGAGCTGACACCTGAATTTGCATGGGAGGGAGAACTTGCGGAAACTTATGACCTTCAAATTGCAACAGACCGTGATTTTTCAAACCTGGTTGCATATTTGAATGATATTGAATCTGAAACATATACGTTGGAAATGGAACTTGAGAAGGAGACTACATATTGGTGGCGGGTTCGCGGTGTCAATTTTCAGGGGACAAGTAACTGGTCAGGGCCCCGAAGCTTTACCACCATCCAGGAAGATGATGAGCCTTCTCCCGTGCCTCCTGAGGCACCTCAGCTTGCATTTCCGGATAATGGTGCAGCAGACGTAGAAACAGCTGTTATCTTGCGATGGTATTCTGTGGCAGAAGCGGACAGTTACCGCGTTCAACTTTCCGCACATTCTGACTTTTCCGAGCTGATGATCGATCAGGTTACGGTTTCAGACACCACATACAATGTATCTGATCTGGATTACATGACTGACTATTACTGGCAGGTGCGGGCTTATAGCGACTCCCTTTCCAGTGAATGGTCTGACACGTTTTCATTCCAGACCGTCATGGAGACGTTTATCGAAGCAACAGAAGAGTTACCATCATCAGTTACATTGCATCAGAATTATCCCAACCCGTTCAATCCGGTCACAACAATCACCTATGCCCTTCCGTCTGAGGCAGAAGTAAAACTGGAAATATTTACCGTCACCGGGCAACGAATCGGAGTGCCGGTAAACAGAAGACAGACGGCCGGGTATCACAGTGTTGAGTTTGACGCAGCTGAACTCTCGAGTGGTATTTATCTGTACCGCCTGACAGCCGGTCAGAAATCCATAACCCGCCAGATGACAATAATTAAATAG